AGAGGACTTAGGTGCAGCTTTGGAATTGTTCCAAGGGATAACTGACAATTTAGAGGGTAAAACAGAGGTAGAGGTATCAACCAATGCAAATCTGATCGGCGGTTAATTCATCTTAAATTTGCTCATTCTGGAGGATGTCAGCCCCTGCCATATTCAGTACAACTGAAACAACAGACTGTTAATATGGTGCTTAACAATGACAGAGACATCCAAACCAGAAATAGAGGTAAAAAAATTAGATAATTCAGATCATAAATCTGTATGCGAGTCTGTGGGTAAGGTAGGAGAAGCAATTACCCATACTGCCGCCGAAGCTGGCAAAATAGTCTTAGATACATCCATAGGGGCGGGAGTAGTTGCTGCACAAGAAACATATAAATTAATTGCACAAGGCACTCAAACTACAGGTAATGTAGTTAATCACATCAGCGAAAATTGGTTTGTGAGAAAACTAACTGGGGTATTAAATCTGAATTGGTTGATTAGCCCTAGTGAAAGTGTCGATTTAGAAAAAGCTGAAGCATCTGTAAATAAGCTAAAGCAAAAGTATCCTGATGAATCACCCAGTCAAATCGCCCACAGGATTATGGTTGATAAAGCCAGAAAAGCCGGGGGGATTGGTCTAGCCAGTAGTATTTTACCAGGAGTGGCGGCGGCGTTGTTGGCTATTGATTTGGCAGCAACCACCAAATTACAATCAGAAATGCTTTATCAAATTGCTGCGGTTTATGGTTTAGATTTAAAAGATCCCGCCCGGAAGGGTGAAGTTTTGGGAATTTTTGGTTTAGGCTTGGGTGGTGGTCGTCTTTTAAGATTGGGCGGTTTGGGTTTGCTGCGAAATGTGCCTTTTGCTGGTGCGGCGATCGCCACTAGCACAAATGCCACAATGATCTATTCTTTAGGATATGCAGCTTGTCGATTTTATGAAGCCAAGCTAGATGAATCCACTTCTCTAACTTCCCCAGAAACTTTAGCAACTTTACAGGCTGAAAGTGAAGAGTATCTAGCAACTGCTTTGGCGCAAGAAGCCATCATGGATCAGATTTTAGTGCAAATGATCCTCGCCAGTTACCCTCAGAAGAATTGGGAAGAAATCTTACCAGAATTAGAAGCTGCTAATTTGAGTGATGAATCATTGCAAGAGATTGGTCAAAACATCAAATCACCCCAGCCTTTAGATCAGCTATTACAACAACTCAACCCTGATTTTGCCATTGCTTTAGTAGCTAGATGTCAAGAAATTGCCCAAGAAAATCCTGATTTGGCGAGTCCTTTATTAGCTCAGTGTGAAAAAATTTCCCAACTTAAGGGTATTGAAAACTCGTAAATTAATAATATGAGCGAGTTCTTCTAGAGGTTTGAGGAGATTGTGCAATGGAGAAGCTAGAAAATTATCGTTCCTGCATCCAAACTCTTTTAGAAAAACATAGTCAGTATAAATCCCAAGAAGAAGATGTGGAAAACGAGCTATTTTTTGACTCAGTGCGAGATCATTACCAACTCATGCGAGTGGGTTGGAAAGGCTTAAAGCGTGTATATCACACCATCCTGCACTTTGATATCAAAGACGGCAAAATCTGGCTGCAACAGAACACCACTGATATTGATGTCGGTCAAGAACTATTAGACATGGGCATTCCTAAAGAAGATATAGTTCTAGGGCTGCATCCTCCATACAAACGTCCTTACACAGGGTGCGGCGTTGCTTGATAGAGACTTCACCAAAGAAAAAAGAATTTTAAGTAATACTGGTAAAAGCAGGAAAATTTACATAAAATCACAAAATGAAAATTCAACCTAGTAACAAGCCTCTGTTAGAGTTGTCAGGGGATACTTTAGCCATCGGATTATTTGAAGATGCCGTTGAGTTAACTGGTGAACTGGCAAAATTAGATGAGCAGTTTGGCGGTGTTTTAAAAGAACTGATTGCTGAGGAAGAATTTACCGCCAAAGCCTACAGCAGCATTTTCACCCGTGTTAGTGCTGGTAGCCCGATCCGGAAAATAATTTTAGTTGGTTTGGGGAAACCAGACGCTTTAAAACTAGAAACTCTCAGACGTGCTGCTGCTGCTGTGGCTAGGGTGGCAAAAAAACAAAAAAGCAAAAACCTGGGTTTGAGTTTGCCATTGTGCGATAACAAGCCAGCAGAAACCGCTCAGGCGATCGCCGAAGGTCTACAATTAGCTCTTTATCAAGACATTCGCTTTAAGTCTGAGCCAGAAGATAAAGGCGCAAAAATTGAAACAGTAGATTTACTGGGGTTAGCTGGACAAGAAGCAGCCATTACCCGCGCCAATCACATCGTTTCTGGGGTAAATTTAGCCAGGGAATTGGTAGCAGCACCAGCCAATGAAGTTACACCGATTACCTTAGCAGAAACAGCTCAGGCGATCGCCACTGAACACGGCATTGAGATCCAAATTTTAGAACGGGAAGACTGCGAAAAGCTGGGTATGGGTGCGTTTTTAGGAGTTGCTCAAGCTTCAGATTTGCCACCAAAATTCATTCACCTCACATACAAACCCGCAGGTACACCCAGACGCAAACTAGCAATTATTGGTAAAGGTTTAACCTTCGATTCCGGCGGACTGAATATTAAAGGTGCTGGTAGCGGCATCGAAACCATGAAAATGGATATGGGCGGTGCAGGTACTACCTTGGGTGCAGCCAAAGCCATTGCCCAAATCAAGCCAGATGTAGAAGTTCACTTCATTTCAGCCGCCACAGAAAACATGATTAGCGGTCACGCCATGCACCCTGGCGACATCTTAAAAGCATCAAATGGCAAAACAATCGAAGTGAACAACACCGACGCTGAAGGGCGTTTAACCCTAGCTGATGCCTTGGTGTATGCAGATAAATTAGGAGTAGATGCGATCGTTGATTTAGCTACCCTCACAGGTGCTTGTATTGTAGCCTTGGGTGATGATATTGCTGGCTTGTTTACTCCTGATGATGCTGTAGCCGCCCAACTAGAACAAGCTGCCCAAAGCGCTGGAGAAAAACTGTGGCGGCTGCCAATGGAAGAAAAATATTTTGAAGGGCTAAAATCCGGGATTGCGGACATGAAAAACACCGGGCCTCGTGCTGGTGGTTCCATTACTGCGGCGCTTTTCCTCAAACAGTTTGTTAAAGACACCCCTTGGGCGCACTTAGACGTTGCTGGGCCAGTGTGGGCAGATAAAGAAAACGGTTACAACAGCCCAGGCGCTACAGGCTACGGCGTGCGAACCCTAGTTAATTGGATCTTAGGACAGTAGAAATTAGGCCGGGTGTGGGGTGTGGGAGGTGTAGGGATAACGAACGTTCCCCCCTGCCCCCTGCCCCCGTTCCTCTTCTCCCTAATCCCCAACAGGTGTTTTTTTAATAAAATATGTTGCAATAGTCACAAGACTAATACGGTAGTGAGAAACTGCCGGTTTTTGAGCAAAGGCATCTGGTAAAATTTGTAAGGTTTCTAGTAGCTCTAAGCAATGGGATCGACTGGTGTACGGATAGCAATTGACGCAATGGGAGGGGATCATGCACCCGGTGAAATCGTTGCTGGCGCAATACGCGCAAGTGAAGAATTGGGTGTGAAAGTATTGTTAGTTGGTGATCCCCAACAAATTGCCGCCGCCTTGCCCCCAAAAACTAATTTGGAGCGGGTGGAGATCGTTCCTGCTGAGGAAGCGATCGCAATGGATGAGGAGCCTTTGAATGCAGTCAGACGCAAACGCAAGGCTTCTATTAATGTAGCAATGGATTTAGTCAAGCAGCAGCAGGCAGATGCCGTGTTTTCTGCGGGACACTCTGGGGCAGCTATGGCAGCAGCTTTGCTTCGCCTCGGACGATTGCCAGGAATTGACCGCCCAGCCATTGGCACGGTTTTTCCCACAATCAAAGCTGGTAAACCAGTACTGATACTTGATGTTGGTGCCAATGTAGACTGTCGCCCTAAGTTTTTAGAGCAGTTTGCTGTCATGGGGTCAACTTATAGCCAGTATGTATTGGGTGTTCCTCAGCCTGATGTCGGTTTGTTGAATATCGGGGAAGAAGACACTAAGGGTAATGAAGTAGCACTGCGCGCCCACCAACTACTCAGGGAAAATTCCCAAATTAATTTTATTGGTAATGCTGAAGGGCGTGATGTCCTTTCCGGTAACTTTGATGTGATTGTCTGTGATGGCTTTGTGGGCAATGTGTTATTAAAATTTGCCGAAGCAGTGGGTGAAGTGATTTTGCAAATTTTGCGGGAAGAATTACCCCAAGGATTGCACGGTCAAATCGGGACGGCAATTTTAAAACCTAATCTGAAGCGAGTTAAACAGCGCATGGATCACGCAGAACATGGTGGTGCATTGCTTTTAGGTGTTGCCGGAGTCTGTTTTATTGGTCACGGTAGCTCTCAAGCTCCTTCTATTTTTAATGCCATTCGCACAGCAAAGGAAGCTGTAGACAATCAGGTGCTGCAAAGACTTCAGTCCCAATATGAAATCCTAGAGCAGGAAACTAGTTAGGCATTAGCCACAAAACTAGCGATCAATAGCTGGAAAAAGGTCATTGGTCAATAGCAAATGACTAATGACTAATGACTGATGACTAATGACTAATGACTAAAATGCTTATAGCTGGGGAGACGAGGAGTGGAAAAGTTAGGCATAGCAATTACAGGAAGCGGCTCGGCAGTACCAAAAACTTGCCTCACTAACGAGGCGCTGACTGACCTGGTAGAAACTTCAGACGAGTGGATTACCACAAGAACGGGAATTCGTCAACGGTGTTTGGCGTTACCATCGGAGTCTTTGAGTACCCTCGCGGCTGATGCTGGTAGTCAAGCGATCGCCTCTGCCGGAATTAAAGCCACAGACCTTGATTTGATTTTGCTGGCGACATCCACCCCAGATGATTTATTTGGCAGTGCTTGTCAAATTCAAGCTGAATTAGGCGCAACCAACGCAGTCGCCTTTGATTTGACAGCTGCTTGCTCTGGTTTTGTCTTTGGGCTAGTCACAGCTGCCCAATATATCAAAACAGGAGTCTACCAAAATGTACTCTTAATTGGGGCAGATATCCTCTCTCGCTGGGTAGATTGGCAAGATCGGCGGACTTGTGTGTTGTTTGGCGATGGTGCTGGGGCGGTAGTATTGCAAGCAAATCAAAGCGATCGCCTATTAGGATTTTCCCTCAAAAGTGATGGTACACAAAACCACTACCTGAATCTCGCTTATGCCCCTTCTGCCCAAGAATTACTCCCAGACGTAAACATCACTAAAGGTACTTATCAGCCCATAACCATGAACGGCAAAGAAGTCTACCGCTTTGCTGTGCAGAAAGTCCCAGAAATTATTGATAAAGCCTTATTTCAAGCAAATCTGACTGTTGACCAAATAGACTGGCTAGTTTTGCATCAAGCAAATCAACGGATTCTTGATTCCGTTGCCCAACGCCTAAATATTCCCGAACACAAAGTAATTAGCAATCTCGCCAATTACGGCAATACCTCCGCCGCCTCCATTCCCCTAGCCCTAGATGAAGCCGTGCGCTCAGGCAAAATCAAACCTAACGACATCATTGCTGCATCTGGCTTTGGTGCTGGACTCACATGGGGCGCAGCCATATTTCAATGGGGAAGATAAGAGGCAGGGGCGCAGGGTGCAGGGTGCAGGGGGGAGAAAGAGGCAGGGGAGCAGGGAGCTTTCTAGCAGGGGGAAAAGATTTTAATTTCCCAATGACTAATGACCAATGACTAATGACTAAGGACAAATGACTAAGGACAAATGACTAAAACTGCATGGGTGTTTCCTGGACAAGGTTCTCAAGCGCTGGGAATGGGAATTGACTTATTAGATATACCAACCGCCAAAGATAAATTTGCTCAAGCCGAAGCGATTTTGGGCTGGTCTGTCACAGACTTATGTCAAAACGAAGAAGAAAAGTTATCACAGACGCTCTATACACAGCCCAGTCTTTATGTAGTAGAAAGCATCCTGGCTGATATCCTCCGGGAACGGGGACATAAACCAGATGTAGTGGCTGGACACAGTTTGGGTGAATACATCGCCCTTTACATTGCAGGTGCGTTTGAGTGGTCGGCTGGGTTACACCTAGTCAAGCGTCGGGCGGAACTCATGGATAGCGCCGCAGGTGGAATGATGGCGGCTTTGATGAACTTTGACCGTGAACAGTTAGAAAACGTTCTGGCTCAGACACCAGATGCAGTTTTGGCCAATGATAACAGTCCAGGTCAGGTGGTCATTTCTGGTACTCCAGAAGCTGTACGAGAAGTTATGTCTCAAGTGAAAGCCAAACGTGCTATACCCTTAAGAACTTCTGGAGCATTTCACTCACCCTTTATGGCAGCTGCGGCGGCGGAGTTCCAAGATATTTTAGAATTAGTGGAATTTCAGCCAGTTGTTGTACCAGTAATGTCTAATGTAAATCCATCTCCATCTACTGATATCAAAATTATCAAGCAGCGCCTCAGCCAACAAATGACCGGTTCAGTACGCTGGCGAGAAATTTCTCTGCAATTACCAACGGAAGGTATTGAGGAAGTTGTGGAAATTGGCCCTGGTAATGTGCTAACTAATTTGATTAAACGCACCACTCCTGATTTAACCTTGAAAAATGTTCGTAATGCTGCGGAATTACCAGTTTAGATGATTGGGCAAGTTCATTCAAAATTGAATAGGATCAGGTCAGATAACTTCTAGGAGATCATGGATATGACAAGCGTATCCAATGGACAACCAAGTATTATTCGTACAGAACGAGGACTAATAATTGCCGGAACACGTATTACGTTATACGATGTGATGGACTATCTTAAAGTCGAATATCCATCCAAGTTGATTTGTGAAAAGCTGGGACTAAATCATGAGCAGGTGAATTTGGCTTTAGCCTACATAGAAGCTCATAGTGCAGAAATGGCAGCCGATTATCAAGATTTTATCCAAAAAGGAGAAGAAATTAGACAATATTGGCAAGAGAAAAACCGCGAAAGATTTGCCACAATTGCAGCTATGCCGAATAAAGTCGGTCAGGAAGCTTTACGCGCAAAACTCCAATCTTGGAAAGAGCGCATTGCATCCCTATCATGAATTTTTTGATTGACTACAACTTAACAGGAGATGCTGTTTTATTCTGGGGAACACTTGCGGCTGAAGGTTGGATTGAACTTTTGTCAATTCATTTTTTCACATTTAAACAAGTTGAATTACCAACGGATAGTAGTGACAGAATTGTGTGGCAATTTGCTCAAGCAAACCACATGATTTTGATTACAGCTAATCGAAATATGAAAGGAACTGACTCATTAGAGCAGATGATTCGTGAGAATAATACAGCTAATTCTCTCCCAATTCTTACTATTGGAAATCCTGACCGATTAGATGAGCGTGGTTATCGGGAAAAATGCGCTGTTCGTCTAGTCGATATTTTATTAGATATTGAAAACTATATGGGAGCAGGTAGAATCTTTATTCCTTGATACAAAGATGCAACTTAGCCACTAGCCTAGAATATGTCATTGTCGCACCTGAATAGTTGGTAAACAAGCTAAACCTACCTCTACTGACTGATCAAAAGCGATCGCGATCGCTTATGCTAAATTTGAATCAAATAAATTGAATTATCTTCCGTGACCAGAGAACGCGAACCTTTGATTAGTCTGGCGCTGTACCACGCTTTTAAGTGGTCAATTGTCAGCCCTATGCTTCATGCTTACTTTCGGGGGCGAATTTATGGAGTGGAAAATGTCCCCAAATCAGGGAAATTAGTGGTGGTGAGTAATCATGCTAGTTATTTTGATCCGCCGATTGTCTCTAATTGTGTACGTCGTCCAGTGGCGTACATGGCTAAGGAAGAGTTATTTGAAGTCCCAGTTTTAGCGCAAGTAATTAAATTGTATGGTGCTTACCCGGTGAGTCGGGGGAGTGCTGACCGAAATTCTATCCGCGCCGCCCTGGACTATCTTGATAATGGCTGGGCTGTAGGTGTTTTCTTAGAAGGTACTCGCACTCCAGATGGTAGAATTACTGATCCTAAAAGAGGGGCTGCACTACTGGCGGCGAAGGCTAAAGCACCATTCTTGCCGGTGAGTTTATGGGGTTCTGAGAAGATATTACAAAAAGGCTCGGCTCTACCTCGTGCTGTTCCCTTAACTATTCGCATTGGGAAATTAATTGATGCGCCCAGTTCTACTAATAAAGAAGAATTACAAGCTGTGACACATCAATGTGCGACAGCAATTAATCAGTTGCATGATTTAGGACGTTAAGAAATAGCAACAACTATTGATATAAAATCGGTCGTAGACGAATCAAGACGGGGAATTATGTCGGATTTAAGAACAGAACTAACAGAAAATCTGGATGAGGCTGAGTGGGATTGGCTAATTCCTCATGTACAAAGGGATGCGGTGATTGTGGTAGCACAGGATTTGGACTTGCTTGATGTGGGAGTGGCGATCGCCAGTGATCAAATTCCATCAGTGCAACAATGGATTGATCAGGGATTAATGGCTAAACCTTCAGAGACACAACTGGGAAATTGGAATAGCGATCGCACCAAGCGATTTCAAACTCTGATTATTCAGCCCTATGTTCTAATCCAAGAAATGACCCCATAAGAGCAAGTCCTAAGTTGACAATTTCATAGACAAAACTATACTTATATTGACAAAAATCAATATATATTTTAGGAAAAAATCAACTACTTGATATATAATACGGTGATATCAAGTATTGAATTGAGACTATTGCCGACGCGAAAACCAAGCAATGATGGTGGTAGTCTTTTTCAGAAACTTAATTGGAACACAATCGCGTCTGGCTAAGGCGTGAAAGTCTACTGAGGGATAACTGCTCCCATGCTCCCGTTGAAGTAGAAAGTAAAGTCTAGTTTTGTCTAGGTTTTATATAGCAGAATAGTACCGCAGTGAACATTTGGGTTGAGTTACAAACCCCATCCGAATTTTCCCAATACCCAATACCCAATACCCAATCCCCATTCCCCCATTCAAGGCTTTCTCATATGTTCTGCACCCGTGTAACCAGTCGCTACCCAAATTAAAGCTCTAGCTCCATCACGGATAGATTTATCCACGGGTTCACGCATATTTTCTGAAGGTACTGCGACAGGTTTTAATTGAATACCCCGACTCCCTAAAACTATCTCGCCAATCACACGGGCGCGGCGCATATGGAATTCCGAAGTAATTAAATAAACACTCTTAATACCTTGAGCTTGCAACTCATCTACTAATGTAGTAAAATTAGTAACAGTATCTACAGCCTCATAATCCAGTCGTAATCGTTTAGGATCAACCCCAGCCTTGGCAAACACTTTCTCAGTGAATGTAGGTGGACTACCACCAGAAATCCAAATTGGTAAACTTGGATGCTGGCGAGCAAAATTAGCTGTAAACTTTTCTCGTTCTAAATGTGACGTAGAACCGCCCAAGACTAATACCGCTTGGGGTGGCAATTCCTCGATTTTCGATTCCTGGTATCCCAGCCACATTAATAGAGGTAGGGCGAAAACCATAAACCGAAATGAATGACCTTTAAATAATAGATGATTTTTCAAGGCTCTATACTTTCGTCTGTTGAGTCCAGGATTTCCTCTGAAAAAAAAGATAAACAACTATGTAGGGTAGCAGATTTTGTAAAAAACTACCCAAATATGAACTGATACTTTTATTTAATACACAGTCAAAGGTGTATTAACAGGATATATCGCAATTGATGCAATATCAGGCACTGGGTCGGAAAAATCATCAAACACTTCCGACTTCCTTTGTCATAAAATTGTTTTTTTGGGGACGGGACTGGCCAGGCTCGAACCGGCGACCTAGCGCTTAGGAGGCGCTCGCTCTATCCATCTGAGCTACAGCCCCAACTACAAAGCATATGCAAGCACATACTATCATAGCATTGACACTTCCCGAAATATAATTTCGAGGATTCTTGTTTCACTTAGAATGCCAAGAATTATCCCAAGAACCGCCGCCTATTTCTAAACCACAAAGAGAACTTTCTGCTTTGAGGATTGTTGAAGATTTTCCGCTACTTAATTTTCGTAACTCCAAATCTAACTTTCCTTGCATGGTATCCCGACAACAGAATACTAAACCATTTGCTGTAGGCGCACGTAGGGGTGTACCAGGTAAATGCGTGGTTCCGGTCAATTCAATTTCATAATCTAAGTTTCTTGCTCGCATTTGCCATCTACCCCAGGGCTGAATATCCCATTCTACTTTGGCATTCCAGGGAACAAATTCATAAAACTTGCCTTGATAGTGCAAACCAATCATGGCGACAGATTCCATCCACCACAATACACCACGCCTACCACCGCCAGCCGTTAAAGCCAAATCGGGTTCGCCATCAAAGCTATTACAATTTAACCAAAACCATTTTTGCGGAAACGCACCGCCCCAATTTTTCTCTGAGTAAGCTGGCGCGTTAGTAAATTCATAGATTTTACCATTCCAATCAATTGAACCACTGGCTAAACCGTGAGCCATTAAAATTTGCCATCCAGGTTCAAAAATTTGTAGGGATGACACCCAGCCGGCGGTTGATTGCTGAATACTATTTTGATTTCCCCAATAGTATATGGGCTGAATTTCGTACAGCCAACGGCAATAATTACCAGTTGCAGGATCGTGAATTTCCCCCTGATTTAAGGTAGCTGTGGCTTGATAGCCGGATTGGATATGACGTTCAAATTCATTCGGGAGGAGATATAAAGGTGGGGTGTGGAGGTCGGTTTTACCCCAATGACCTAATCCCAGAACATCTGGACTACCCCAGAATTTTTTGACATCAGGAAAGGTACGACATATATACTCATCATTCGCCCCCAGGATTTGCGCTGCACCCCCGCTATAGGGTTTACTACCAA
The window above is part of the Nodularia spumigena CCY9414 genome. Proteins encoded here:
- a CDS encoding XisI protein — encoded protein: MEKLENYRSCIQTLLEKHSQYKSQEEDVENELFFDSVRDHYQLMRVGWKGLKRVYHTILHFDIKDGKIWLQQNTTDIDVGQELLDMGIPKEDIVLGLHPPYKRPYTGCGVA
- a CDS encoding leucyl aminopeptidase, whose protein sequence is MKIQPSNKPLLELSGDTLAIGLFEDAVELTGELAKLDEQFGGVLKELIAEEEFTAKAYSSIFTRVSAGSPIRKIILVGLGKPDALKLETLRRAAAAVARVAKKQKSKNLGLSLPLCDNKPAETAQAIAEGLQLALYQDIRFKSEPEDKGAKIETVDLLGLAGQEAAITRANHIVSGVNLARELVAAPANEVTPITLAETAQAIATEHGIEIQILEREDCEKLGMGAFLGVAQASDLPPKFIHLTYKPAGTPRRKLAIIGKGLTFDSGGLNIKGAGSGIETMKMDMGGAGTTLGAAKAIAQIKPDVEVHFISAATENMISGHAMHPGDILKASNGKTIEVNNTDAEGRLTLADALVYADKLGVDAIVDLATLTGACIVALGDDIAGLFTPDDAVAAQLEQAAQSAGEKLWRLPMEEKYFEGLKSGIADMKNTGPRAGGSITAALFLKQFVKDTPWAHLDVAGPVWADKENGYNSPGATGYGVRTLVNWILGQ
- the plsX gene encoding phosphate acyltransferase PlsX, giving the protein MGSTGVRIAIDAMGGDHAPGEIVAGAIRASEELGVKVLLVGDPQQIAAALPPKTNLERVEIVPAEEAIAMDEEPLNAVRRKRKASINVAMDLVKQQQADAVFSAGHSGAAMAAALLRLGRLPGIDRPAIGTVFPTIKAGKPVLILDVGANVDCRPKFLEQFAVMGSTYSQYVLGVPQPDVGLLNIGEEDTKGNEVALRAHQLLRENSQINFIGNAEGRDVLSGNFDVIVCDGFVGNVLLKFAEAVGEVILQILREELPQGLHGQIGTAILKPNLKRVKQRMDHAEHGGALLLGVAGVCFIGHGSSQAPSIFNAIRTAKEAVDNQVLQRLQSQYEILEQETS
- a CDS encoding beta-ketoacyl-ACP synthase 3, with the protein product MEKLGIAITGSGSAVPKTCLTNEALTDLVETSDEWITTRTGIRQRCLALPSESLSTLAADAGSQAIASAGIKATDLDLILLATSTPDDLFGSACQIQAELGATNAVAFDLTAACSGFVFGLVTAAQYIKTGVYQNVLLIGADILSRWVDWQDRRTCVLFGDGAGAVVLQANQSDRLLGFSLKSDGTQNHYLNLAYAPSAQELLPDVNITKGTYQPITMNGKEVYRFAVQKVPEIIDKALFQANLTVDQIDWLVLHQANQRILDSVAQRLNIPEHKVISNLANYGNTSAASIPLALDEAVRSGKIKPNDIIAASGFGAGLTWGAAIFQWGR
- the fabD gene encoding ACP S-malonyltransferase, yielding MTKTAWVFPGQGSQALGMGIDLLDIPTAKDKFAQAEAILGWSVTDLCQNEEEKLSQTLYTQPSLYVVESILADILRERGHKPDVVAGHSLGEYIALYIAGAFEWSAGLHLVKRRAELMDSAAGGMMAALMNFDREQLENVLAQTPDAVLANDNSPGQVVISGTPEAVREVMSQVKAKRAIPLRTSGAFHSPFMAAAAAEFQDILELVEFQPVVVPVMSNVNPSPSTDIKIIKQRLSQQMTGSVRWREISLQLPTEGIEEVVEIGPGNVLTNLIKRTTPDLTLKNVRNAAELPV
- a CDS encoding DUF433 domain-containing protein, with product MTSVSNGQPSIIRTERGLIIAGTRITLYDVMDYLKVEYPSKLICEKLGLNHEQVNLALAYIEAHSAEMAADYQDFIQKGEEIRQYWQEKNRERFATIAAMPNKVGQEALRAKLQSWKERIASLS
- a CDS encoding lysophospholipid acyltransferase family protein, which produces MTREREPLISLALYHAFKWSIVSPMLHAYFRGRIYGVENVPKSGKLVVVSNHASYFDPPIVSNCVRRPVAYMAKEELFEVPVLAQVIKLYGAYPVSRGSADRNSIRAALDYLDNGWAVGVFLEGTRTPDGRITDPKRGAALLAAKAKAPFLPVSLWGSEKILQKGSALPRAVPLTIRIGKLIDAPSSTNKEELQAVTHQCATAINQLHDLGR
- a CDS encoding DUF2288 domain-containing protein: MSDLRTELTENLDEAEWDWLIPHVQRDAVIVVAQDLDLLDVGVAIASDQIPSVQQWIDQGLMAKPSETQLGNWNSDRTKRFQTLIIQPYVLIQEMTP
- a CDS encoding YdcF family protein → MVFALPLLMWLGYQESKIEELPPQAVLVLGGSTSHLEREKFTANFARQHPSLPIWISGGSPPTFTEKVFAKAGVDPKRLRLDYEAVDTVTNFTTLVDELQAQGIKSVYLITSEFHMRRARVIGEIVLGSRGIQLKPVAVPSENMREPVDKSIRDGARALIWVATGYTGAEHMRKP
- a CDS encoding tocopherol cyclase family protein: MLTIPLNLLQSTQTPHSGYHWDGSSRSFFEGWYYRVTLPHCGQTFAFMYSIEDPIGSKPYSGGAAQILGANDEYICRTFPDVKKFWGSPDVLGLGHWGKTDLHTPPLYLLPNEFERHIQSGYQATATLNQGEIHDPATGNYCRWLYEIQPIYYWGNQNSIQQSTAGWVSSLQIFEPGWQILMAHGLASGSIDWNGKIYEFTNAPAYSEKNWGGAFPQKWFWLNCNSFDGEPDLALTAGGGRRGVLWWMESVAMIGLHYQGKFYEFVPWNAKVEWDIQPWGRWQMRARNLDYEIELTGTTHLPGTPLRAPTANGLVFCCRDTMQGKLDLELRKLSSGKSSTILKAESSLCGLEIGGGSWDNSWHSK